A region of the Pseudomonas sp. J452 genome:
CACCCTGTCCATGGACGACACCAGCAAGGTGATCGACGCCCTGCGCGCCAAATACCCGAGCATCGGCGGCCCGCGCAAGGATGACATCTGCTACGCCACGCAGAATCGCCAGGACGCAGTCAAGCAACTGGCCAGCGAGTGCGACGTGGTGCTGGTAGTGGGCAGCCCGAACAGCTCCAACTCCAACCGCCTGCGCGAGCTGGCAGAGCGCCTGGACACTCCGGCCTATCTGATCGATGGTGCCGATGATCTCAGGCAGGAGTGGTTTTCCGGGGTGCAGCGCATTGGCATCACGGCCGGTGCTTCGGCGCCTGAGGTGCTGGTGCTGGGAGTGGTGGAGCGCCTGCGCAGCTGGGGAGCTGTTGGTGCGGAAGAGCTGGATGGCAGGCCGGAGAATGTGACCTTCTCGATGCCCAAGGAGCTGCGGCTCAAGAGTGTTTAATCACGCAAAAGAAAACGGGGCCTTTCGGCCCCGTTGTTATTTAGATGCCAGAGCAACTGCCCCAGGCATTGGCCAACTCATCCGTCCCATCCCTGACTCCCGCTGAGCTAAGAGTCAGCGTGCCGCGGCCATCGAGTCTGCTGTTTACGTTCGGGGTGGCGACCAGGCAGTAGCTTGTTGCCTGAGTGTGGGCTGCTGCGCAGTCGGCGTTGAGCAATGCAATGGTGAATTGCTTGTTGTTTCCGTCCACCGGGCTGGCTGCATAACTCCCCAGAGCAGCATTCTCATAGGAGCTGTTCTGGGCGCGGAAACGCTCCATTACGTTGGCGGCCCCAATCAGGGTCGCCTTGGCATCCTCGCAGGTGGCTCGTCGCAGGTAGCCCTGATAGCTCGGAATAGCAATGGCCGCCAGGACGGCGATTACCATGATCACGATCATCAGTTCTATCAGGGTGAAGCCACGGCTTTGCTTGTCCATGTCTTAGCGCTCATCAATCCAGTAAGTTGGGCCGGGGGAGGGGAGATTCACATCCACGCACTCGGGGCCGCTGCACACTACGCCTTCTTTTCTGCCCTCAGGGAATAGAATGATGCTCTTCGGTGGGATGCCGGCGGTCAAGAGAACCTTGCTCCTGTCGCCACGATCCGGCGTGCCGTCGACGCGCTGCTGAATCGGGGTGGCGTTGAACAGGTTGACGGCATAGGAGTGTCCGGTGCCTTGTACTGCCTTGCAAGAGTTGTTGGCCGAGCCATTGTTGGGTTCGTAGGTATTGAAGAACACCATGCCGGAGATAGTACTGGCTTCGGCGAGTACCTTCTCGCCATCGTTCTCCATCCTGATGTACCAACCGCCTTCACTCTTGGCGAAGGCTGCGGCTGCGTCCGCTTGCTGCGCGGCGGAGCCTTCCTGGATCAGGTTCAGCGTGGTGTCGTACATCTCCTCTTCAGTCAGGATGTTATGGCTGGCATTGGTGTAGATGATCGGTGTTCTGAACGAGTAGAAACGATCATCTGCGCCGGTATCCAGCGGGTGGCCCCGATAGCCTGAGCCGATGTTGATCGCCAGGGTTTTGCCGCCGTAGACCGATGTCAACACGATATCGGGAGCGTTATAGAAGCGCCGCAGGTTGCTCTTGAGTTGTGCATCGCTTTCACCGCCGGTAATGGCCGGGATCACGCTGGCGATCACGCCGTCGGCAGTGCTGCCGCTGGCGCTGTCGGCGGGGCTGACCAGACTGCTGGTAGAGCTGCCGTTGTTGATGAAGAAACGCCAGAGCTGGCCGCCCATGTCGCCGACGAAGAACTGATCGGCCAGGCCGTCACGGTTTATGTCGATGGCGCGAACACTGCTGGGCATGCTGTAACGCATTTTGCTCAGGTTTTGGTGTGCTTGGGCGCTGGCGTTGGCGACCTCGCTGCTGCCGGACCAGATCAGCGCACCGGTCACCGCATTGACGATATAGATAGCGTTGCCGTACTGATCCTGAGTACGGGCATTGCCCTGATTGTCCTTATCGAGGATGGAGACATTGTCCTGAGTCTCATCATAGCCACCAGTGAAGATGATGATTGGGGTCTGGGTGCCATTGATGTCGATCTTGGTGACCACTGGCGTGGACCATGTCTGCCCCAGGCGACTGAAACCAGGCGTGTTGGGCGTAATGAACCAGCGCAGTTTCGGGGCGTTCACGTCCGTTACGTCCAGAGAGTAGAGGTTGCGTCCCCCTCGACCCATAGTGGCGTAGGCGTAGACGAACTCTCCTGTATTCAGGCCGCCACCGTTAACCTGGCCGACCTGTGCCGACAGGGCCGGATCGCGACCCCCATAGATCACGCCATTCTTGTTCACATCGTTAACCCAGACGGAAACGGTGTTGTCCATGCCATATTTGCGTGGATTGAGCGAGGTCGACTCCTCGTTCAGTTTGAGGTGTTTGATGTTGCCAAGCAGTGCCTCAGGCATGTAGGCCATCTGCTCGGAGCCGTCGTTGGTGTTGAAGGCATGAACCAGGCCTTCGTTGGTGCCGAGGAAGGCGGTTTGGTCTTCTTTTCCGGTTTTGCAGGTTGTCAGGTTGGTGTCAGTGAACTCGGTGCACTTGTAGGTCACCAGGCGTGGCACCGAGTGCAGCGGATCGCCGACCGCTTTGCGTGGGGTTGCATCATCGTTGAGCCCGCGAATCCAGTTGATCAGCTGGGTACGTTCGGTGGTGTCGGCAGCGCCCAGCAAGGCGCTGGTGACATTGCTGTTGGCTGTGTTGAGCAGGTAGGCGCTGCCGGTCAGGTCGACTGGTGTCACCGGAGAGTTGCCAACATAGGTATAGAGCTTGCGGCTGATATACGAAGGCAGCTGGCTGGCGACGCCACCCACGGCAGTGTTGTTGCCATCAACGCTGAGGTTCCAGAAGCTGCGCGCTGTGGTCTTGAAGAAGCCGGTGTTGCTATCGATCGCGCCGACATTGTCGGCATCGATGATGATGTCGCCAGCCCCGCTGTTCAGCGCATAGCGCTTCAGGTTGCCCACCCAGCGATTGCTTTCCGCCGGTTTGAACAGGGCAAAGTACACCTCGTTCTTGTTGCTCTGCCGGTTGAACTGGTTAACCGTGGCGCCGGGGCTGACGAAGGTGGTGTCGGTGCTCAGTACATCCTGGAGAATCTTGCTGAAAGCGGCGCTCAGTTCCGAGGCATTTTCTGCGGTGTAAGCTTGTCCCTTGCCATTGTTGGCCATGTCGGTCAGAAAGGTTTGTGGGCCGGTGTTGGGGGCCAGGGCACCCAGCGCGAAACCAATGGTATGGGTGGTGATGAAGTTGTCGTCGGCGATGCTGGACTGATCGGTCTCAGCCATCCATGTGGCCAGCCTGCGTCCGCATTGCTCGTCAGACAGCGTCGCATCACCTGTGCAACTGCTGCCGGTAAGGGTGCCAATCGAGCTTTGCGCGCCGTTTCCGTTGGCCTGACCATCCGTCAAGACGACCAGGTGCGTGGACTGGCACGCACTGGTGATTGGGCTGCTGTAGCCTGTTCGTTCCCCGCGCAAGTAACGAGCAGCCTCATTCATGGTGGGTACTATCGGTGTGCCATCACCGGCATTCATTGACTGCACCAAGGCATCCAGTTGATTGCGCACGGTCGTCGTAGTGGAGGCTATCCCGCCGCTGGCGACCTTGATGCGCAGCTTGATCGACTCGGCAGGGTTGCTTTCGTAGGCTTGCACCTCAAGGGTGCTGTCCTGGCTTTGCACTGACATCAAGGAGATGGCATTGCCTGGGGTCCAGCCACCGCGGTTAACGATGCCCTGCAGCCCGGTTTTCAGTTCCGGGCCACTGCAGATCACGGGGGATCCGGTGACCCAGCTGCTCAGGGTGCAGGAGCTGTCCGCAGTGTCGTTACGGTCGGTGATGTCGTCATCGTTCCCTGTAAAAGGCGCTGAGTTGTCGGCGTTCTCGAAGCGGACAGTCACCGTTTGGTTGGTGTTGCTGACTGTATTGGCTGGGGTAAGGATGACGCGCGTATCAAGGATGGTCGCGCCGCGCAGGATAGGAATGCCCTCATAGCGGGCAGCGAAGCGATTACGATCGACCGGTAAGGTATTACCGCCGAGCACCATGTCGTCGTCGTTTTCCTCGTAGGCATCATTTTTCGGGTTGGTGATGCTGGCTTCGATGATGGGGTTCAGGCAGCCGCCGGTGCCGCCGGTGTAGTTAACGGTCAGGGTCGGCTGCAGGCCGGGAGCACCATCGATGCTGTAGGTCGTGCGCGAGCCGCTACCAGCGCTGGGTTCGAAGTAGAACGCCATGGCGTTGTTACCGCACCAGCCTGCAGTGCTGACCACTTCCTGGACCACTGCGGTGACATCCGGGCCGTTTTCATGGGTGGCCGGGCTCTGGTTGACCCAGGCTGGTGGCGTCCAGCTGGTCAGGGCCGTGGTTTTCGGCGTACGTGCGGCAAAGTCGTTGCCGGCGCTGAACGTCGACGCGTCACTGACCTTCTCGGCTCTCACCTGCAGGGTCAGAGGGTCGGCATTGGAGGTGGCTGGAGCGAAGTCGATACGTGCGCTGGTAATGGTGGCGCCCTGGGGGATGCCGACGTTCTGGAAGCGCAGGGCGGCTTTCTTGGTTTCGTTGATAATAGATGTGCTGTTGTACTCGATAACTAGGCGCGGCGCGTTGCTCACACCACCGCTGGTGCCGCAGTTGCGGGTGCAGAAGGTGTAGTCGGTGGTGGTGGTGGCGCGCACCTTGAGAAATACCTGCTGCAGGGCCGCGGCATCGTTATCCAGCACTTGCTTGAACAGGTCGGTGACGTCCAGGCGGGTGACGCTTGCGGAGTTCCAGGGGGTATTCGCGAAGTCGGTGGCTGCCAGGTAGGTGCGGCCGGGGTTGACCTGGGTCAGGTCATTCATCGCTGCCGGGGTCTTGCTGTCCTGCATGGTCACGCGCAGGGTCGGCTTGTTGCTGTTCTGGCTATTGGTCGGGCGCAGATCCAGATAGGCCTTGAAGCTGGGTTCCAGACGTACCGCTGCCGGGATGTTCAGCGCACGAAAGTACAGGAGTGACGTACCAATGATCGGGTTGGCATTGCCGGTGTTGGTGTCGTTGTTGGAGCGCAGGTTGATGTTGCTCTGGTCATCGTTGCCGCAGCCGTCGTTGTTGGTGTTGTGGTCATTGCCGGGTTCATTCATCCGACAGGCCCAGTCGATGCTGTTGTAGCGGCTCTGGAAGAAGGCATCGTTGTCTTGCAGGTCGCTGCTCTGGGTGTCGAGAGTGGTGGTGCTGGTGGTGACATAGCCCATTTGCAAGGTAGTGCCATTGATAACAGCACCACCCCCTAAGCTGCTCTGAGTGGCATCGTCGCCGCTGACGAGGATTTCGGGAGTGCTGGCCACCAGATTGGCGGAACTGGGCAGTGGGTCGTCGATGTTGGTCACCGGGTAGACCATGCGCCCGTCGTAGATACTGCGTGAGTTCAGCACCATGATGCCGGCATTGATCGCCCCGGCATTGTTGATGATGCTGGAGAACGATTCCTTGAGAATCTGCATCCGCGACTTTTCACCGCTGCCTGGATTGTTGTTGCTGCCGGTGCGCCAGGCCATGGAACCCGAGTTGTCGAGCACGAACAACACATTCGGACGCACGCTGTCATCGATGGCCGCGCCACCGAAGAAAATTTCGGTGTCATCGCCGTAGCTGATCGCGCTATGGAGTACCAGGGCGCTCGCGACAGTGCTAAGTGCCAAGCGATGCAGAGCTGAGAGGCGCTTGTTCATGATGGGAGTCCTCGGGTACTTCATTTGATAATGCGCAGGCGATAGCCCTGCCGGTGGCGGGCATAGGCGTTGTTTTCGTCAATGGTGACGACGCTTGGATCCAGCGTGGTGGTGCTGGTGATGTCGTACAGGATGAAGTCTGGAGTGCCTGGATCGACATTCAGGCTGCTTTCAGTGGGGTGAGATTCGACTTCCAGGCGCGTGCGCACGCTCTTGTTGGTGTAGCTCGTGTTGGTTATCAGGCTATCGGCGGCGGGCTCAATGTAGGTATTGAGCTGGCTGTTCACCGTGGTCAGGGCGCTTTCGGAGGCCTGGAAGGCGATATTCTCGTCCTGGGCATTGGCGGCCATGCGTTCCTGCAGGGTCGAGCTGGTCGAGGCGGTAATGGCCAGGATGGTCAGCAGCAGCAGCAAGATCAGGCTGACGGCCAGAACTACGCCGCGCTGTTGCCGAGGGGTAGACAGATTTCTCATGGACGATTTCTCACATCGATGACTGTGTTGAACGCGCGCCGCAGGCGGCGATCGGCAATGGCATTCAACTGGTTGCTGGCAAGATTGGCGATAGTGAAAGCCTGAGTGTTGGCCTGGTCGGCGACCTCGTCCGGGCTGGACATGACCAGGCTGATCTGCAGGCGACTAACCTGGCTGCGCAGATCTTCGGTATTCAAGGTGTCACCGTTGTACCAATTGATCGTGCCGCCTGGTTCATTGCCATTTGAATCAATGCCATAGAGCACCTG
Encoded here:
- a CDS encoding type IV pilin protein translates to MDKQSRGFTLIELMIVIMVIAVLAAIAIPSYQGYLRRATCEDAKATLIGAANVMERFRAQNSSYENAALGSYAASPVDGNNKQFTIALLNADCAAAHTQATSYCLVATPNVNSRLDGRGTLTLSSAGVRDGTDELANAWGSCSGI
- a CDS encoding PilC/PilY family type IV pilus protein, producing the protein MNKRLSALHRLALSTVASALVLHSAISYGDDTEIFFGGAAIDDSVRPNVLFVLDNSGSMAWRTGSNNNPGSGEKSRMQILKESFSSIINNAGAINAGIMVLNSRSIYDGRMVYPVTNIDDPLPSSANLVASTPEILVSGDDATQSSLGGGAVINGTTLQMGYVTTSTTTLDTQSSDLQDNDAFFQSRYNSIDWACRMNEPGNDHNTNNDGCGNDDQSNINLRSNNDTNTGNANPIIGTSLLYFRALNIPAAVRLEPSFKAYLDLRPTNSQNSNKPTLRVTMQDSKTPAAMNDLTQVNPGRTYLAATDFANTPWNSASVTRLDVTDLFKQVLDNDAAALQQVFLKVRATTTTDYTFCTRNCGTSGGVSNAPRLVIEYNSTSIINETKKAALRFQNVGIPQGATITSARIDFAPATSNADPLTLQVRAEKVSDASTFSAGNDFAARTPKTTALTSWTPPAWVNQSPATHENGPDVTAVVQEVVSTAGWCGNNAMAFYFEPSAGSGSRTTYSIDGAPGLQPTLTVNYTGGTGGCLNPIIEASITNPKNDAYEENDDDMVLGGNTLPVDRNRFAARYEGIPILRGATILDTRVILTPANTVSNTNQTVTVRFENADNSAPFTGNDDDITDRNDTADSSCTLSSWVTGSPVICSGPELKTGLQGIVNRGGWTPGNAISLMSVQSQDSTLEVQAYESNPAESIKLRIKVASGGIASTTTTVRNQLDALVQSMNAGDGTPIVPTMNEAARYLRGERTGYSSPITSACQSTHLVVLTDGQANGNGAQSSIGTLTGSSCTGDATLSDEQCGRRLATWMAETDQSSIADDNFITTHTIGFALGALAPNTGPQTFLTDMANNGKGQAYTAENASELSAAFSKILQDVLSTDTTFVSPGATVNQFNRQSNKNEVYFALFKPAESNRWVGNLKRYALNSGAGDIIIDADNVGAIDSNTGFFKTTARSFWNLSVDGNNTAVGGVASQLPSYISRKLYTYVGNSPVTPVDLTGSAYLLNTANSNVTSALLGAADTTERTQLINWIRGLNDDATPRKAVGDPLHSVPRLVTYKCTEFTDTNLTTCKTGKEDQTAFLGTNEGLVHAFNTNDGSEQMAYMPEALLGNIKHLKLNEESTSLNPRKYGMDNTVSVWVNDVNKNGVIYGGRDPALSAQVGQVNGGGLNTGEFVYAYATMGRGGRNLYSLDVTDVNAPKLRWFITPNTPGFSRLGQTWSTPVVTKIDINGTQTPIIIFTGGYDETQDNVSILDKDNQGNARTQDQYGNAIYIVNAVTGALIWSGSSEVANASAQAHQNLSKMRYSMPSSVRAIDINRDGLADQFFVGDMGGQLWRFFINNGSSTSSLVSPADSASGSTADGVIASVIPAITGGESDAQLKSNLRRFYNAPDIVLTSVYGGKTLAINIGSGYRGHPLDTGADDRFYSFRTPIIYTNASHNILTEEEMYDTTLNLIQEGSAAQQADAAAAFAKSEGGWYIRMENDGEKVLAEASTISGMVFFNTYEPNNGSANNSCKAVQGTGHSYAVNLFNATPIQQRVDGTPDRGDRSKVLLTAGIPPKSIILFPEGRKEGVVCSGPECVDVNLPSPGPTYWIDER
- a CDS encoding PilX N-terminal domain-containing pilus assembly protein, whose amino-acid sequence is MRNLSTPRQQRGVVLAVSLILLLLLTILAITASTSSTLQERMAANAQDENIAFQASESALTTVNSQLNTYIEPAADSLITNTSYTNKSVRTRLEVESHPTESSLNVDPGTPDFILYDITSTTTLDPSVVTIDENNAYARHRQGYRLRIIK